The following are from one region of the Ignavibacteriota bacterium genome:
- the sprA gene encoding cell surface protein SprA, whose protein sequence is MDYLLPPENPDGMEFDFEIPDSDSGEQKTGEEKIELDPKEMLKDSTEVLPDSLLAKEDSLKVDTVKIDWRTLDSTARLEQFRFQREEKPYIEAGEKKQSKFFAQPTTNLKQRSVKIDSTGQYVEVREKIGTHEPKLVLRMPLEDYINLKLGLKEREDWEKLAYAYELKSGTVGLGELITSFTDFEIPLPSVGVLSIFGEPKISLKIGGSVQIHGAWRNETTEGVTANRLGNTRNEPDFKQQVQINVSGTIGDKLNINADWNTERTFEYENQLKIKYTGYEDEIIQSIEAGNVSMQTPSLIGGAEALFGVKALFQMGPFKLTTLASQKKGETKEVAVSGGSTSQEYSVRAYDYSENHYFIDKVYSDRNLKIFENYYANIPSQYNPEYNVNEIEVWKSINQVVADQSKIRYANCFIDLPTLNDVGGTYPPSYKQPLENPIAGQQETGRFLKLEEGTDYILHPETGYLSFKTALNEQDIIAVAFKQGPNNVNTYGQFLNTITQTDTLIVLKLVKPRNLQPSYREAWSLRLKNIYPTGARNIKQEGFEFKIKYEIVGQEPSEELQTTNGNNVRLIQAFGFDQQGSGGSPVPDNIFDWRPGLTIFPETGEVIFPTLEPFGKDIPAGLEDKVYQSIYDTTKTYARQDKGPDKWIFNGKNTGTSSATYQLGFNIVENSVKVRLNGRELKEGTDYTVDYNIGQLTIRNEAALVPGADLKITYEQNDLFQLASKTLLGARGIYDFSDKTQLGFTVMNLNQETLSDKVRIGEEPLSNTIYGLDFKTSADLPFITNALDFLISTKDMSTFTFNGEFAHMSPDPNTKKSTIPADAGKSIAYVDDFEGAKRVVPIGVNYTGWKDLSVPEGLNIIGGLSRLERMDFKAKSIWFTVTPSDVVVDSIYGGRKQVARSDQQITVLDYVFLPDTPGTYNWNPDLVQKQNNWGGMQRLLSSTANNLVEQNIEFLEFWMQIKNAPAGASLNIDLGVISEDVIPNNRLDSEDKNFNDAIDEGEDTGLDGEFDAQERVTHSSTKSDPSGDDFTFSGEILSIFDYFNINGTEGNAVLTDVGLLPDTEDLNRNGSVDLANNYYRYTVPLTIDTASNPFIAGGGWTSSNWFLYRIPLKDTSSVQGSPSFSNVETIRMFVQGVDSLVWVRITEFNLVGNQWQKLVVNDSVLAVSTVSYEENQRYTSPPGVFRERDRTRPDEEIYNNEQALSLVYTDLPEGESREAVKYLFRPLDVFSYKEMKLYIHGDLDKKVGGLSYNDPLTGKYSAEAFFRFGTDTANYYEYRQPVDSGWTSVSINFADLTAIKVAAAVVDSTGRISVPVPGSPGHYYILKGNPTLTAIKFLSVGVLNLNDPTFNPGPLSGEVWINEIRVVGADDTPGSAFTFSTSLKLADLMTVNFNASHNDPYFHRLSERFGSRVENQNWSVSTDLDVLKIFPFNMRESNLKVNYSHTESLGKPLYIPGTDVKVDEAADQLVNVEPDSLGNKKTPEQLYIETQTLSVTNSISSSNIKLKIPTDLWYIRDTWNSLSFGFNYSNRFNRSPTVLESTSWLWNASTNYAFNFSPDLYIKLSDLPVVGIVFSLFKDYKDLKIYFAPQNFSANFTANRNRNSNQTRPRPGVPTDAIVSQDFTTGRGFNFNWKLTEGGLLNLNLNYNVNMNSTLANLLLDSTGAERTEGDIWNDIINGAGFGQDYRYQQSFDLRTSPKLPSLWDINRFFTLNAGYSVGYRWDYDLRQEDIGRSAGNTQKFTAGMVLRWKSLTEPLFGSEDSKEKTETKTGTNPVVTDDTSKVVISDKPSSIGRAFQFLVSAIKYVFFDWENFTFNYGHDYSVSKSGIKGTGTGFYNFWGITQSDDNGPSRAFQLGLSSDVGPRSFVPNANTNLSDIFTEKNSIDFKTARPLWEGAKIDINWNVNWSENKNVSLNADGLGNITITNTTATGSLTRSFLSLPPSLPLVESGIKKVFALYNPNSADPRKSLSDAFVEGFETLPILSNLPMFSDVNEYIPRANWRITWDGLEKILFFKSLAERISLEHSYSSTYTEGWKLSAEGNQEIQTQRVEYGFTPFVGLNITFGQVWGGNLNGTVKFSSRTTYDLSASTTNINETLSRDIGFTASFSKSGFEIPLFGVSLKNDVEFLISYTSTKNSVVRYEMNNFTEDGIPQDGTTRTTIEPRIKYTISSKVSLSIYYKRSTVEPEGAARIPPTTTNEAGLDVNIVIQ, encoded by the coding sequence ATGGATTATTTACTTCCTCCTGAGAATCCGGATGGAATGGAATTCGATTTTGAAATACCAGATTCAGATTCCGGAGAACAAAAAACCGGTGAAGAAAAAATAGAACTCGATCCGAAAGAAATGCTAAAAGATTCCACAGAAGTTTTACCTGATTCCCTGCTTGCAAAAGAAGATTCACTAAAAGTTGATACGGTAAAAATTGATTGGAGAACTTTAGACTCTACTGCCAGACTTGAACAATTCAGATTTCAGCGCGAAGAAAAACCCTATATTGAAGCAGGAGAGAAGAAGCAGTCAAAATTTTTTGCACAGCCTACCACAAATTTAAAACAGCGATCTGTAAAGATTGATTCAACAGGACAATATGTTGAAGTTCGTGAGAAGATAGGAACGCACGAGCCTAAGCTTGTACTCAGAATGCCTCTTGAAGATTATATTAATTTGAAACTTGGTTTAAAGGAAAGAGAGGACTGGGAAAAACTTGCTTATGCCTATGAATTAAAAAGTGGGACCGTCGGGCTTGGTGAATTGATTACAAGTTTTACTGATTTTGAAATTCCATTACCAAGTGTAGGAGTACTCAGCATTTTTGGAGAACCAAAAATCAGTTTAAAAATTGGCGGCTCCGTTCAAATTCATGGTGCGTGGAGAAACGAAACTACTGAAGGTGTAACTGCAAACCGGCTTGGTAATACAAGAAATGAACCTGATTTTAAGCAGCAGGTGCAAATAAATGTTAGCGGAACGATTGGTGATAAACTGAATATTAATGCTGACTGGAATACTGAAAGAACATTTGAGTATGAGAATCAGCTAAAAATAAAATACACTGGATACGAGGATGAAATTATCCAGAGTATTGAAGCCGGAAACGTTTCAATGCAAACTCCTTCTTTGATTGGTGGTGCCGAAGCACTCTTCGGTGTGAAAGCTTTATTTCAAATGGGTCCTTTCAAACTAACAACTCTCGCAAGCCAGAAGAAAGGTGAAACAAAAGAAGTTGCAGTTTCCGGCGGTTCAACCTCACAGGAATATTCCGTCAGAGCGTATGATTATTCTGAGAATCACTATTTTATTGATAAAGTTTATTCTGACCGGAATCTAAAAATATTCGAAAATTATTATGCCAACATTCCTTCTCAATACAATCCTGAATATAACGTCAATGAAATTGAAGTCTGGAAATCTATCAATCAGGTTGTAGCGGATCAATCAAAAATAAGATATGCAAACTGTTTTATTGATTTACCAACATTAAATGATGTTGGAGGAACATATCCGCCTTCATACAAACAGCCGCTTGAAAATCCGATTGCCGGGCAGCAGGAAACCGGAAGGTTTTTAAAACTTGAGGAAGGAACTGATTATATATTACATCCGGAAACGGGGTATTTATCTTTTAAGACTGCTTTGAACGAACAGGATATTATCGCAGTTGCTTTTAAACAAGGTCCAAACAATGTTAATACGTACGGACAATTTTTAAATACGATTACACAAACTGATACTCTGATTGTTCTTAAACTTGTAAAGCCAAGAAACCTTCAGCCATCTTATCGGGAAGCCTGGAGTCTGAGATTAAAAAATATTTATCCAACCGGTGCAAGAAACATTAAGCAGGAAGGATTCGAGTTTAAAATTAAATATGAGATTGTTGGTCAGGAACCTTCAGAGGAACTTCAAACTACTAATGGAAATAATGTAAGATTAATTCAGGCATTCGGATTTGATCAGCAGGGATCAGGTGGAAGCCCTGTTCCCGATAACATATTTGACTGGCGCCCTGGTTTAACGATTTTCCCTGAAACCGGAGAAGTTATTTTCCCAACTCTTGAACCGTTTGGCAAAGATATTCCGGCTGGTCTTGAAGATAAAGTTTATCAATCAATTTATGACACAACAAAAACTTATGCACGGCAGGATAAAGGACCGGATAAATGGATATTCAACGGTAAAAATACCGGCACAAGTTCAGCAACCTATCAGCTTGGATTTAACATTGTAGAAAATTCTGTAAAAGTCCGGCTGAATGGAAGAGAATTGAAAGAAGGAACTGACTATACAGTTGATTATAATATTGGTCAGTTAACAATTCGAAATGAAGCTGCACTTGTTCCCGGTGCAGATCTGAAAATAACGTATGAACAGAATGATCTGTTTCAGCTCGCATCAAAAACTCTTCTCGGTGCAAGAGGTATTTACGATTTTTCTGATAAAACTCAACTTGGTTTTACTGTGATGAATCTGAACCAGGAAACATTGAGCGACAAAGTAAGAATAGGTGAAGAACCACTCAGTAATACTATCTATGGGCTCGATTTCAAAACAAGCGCTGACCTTCCATTTATAACTAATGCACTTGATTTTTTGATTTCAACAAAAGATATGTCAACTTTTACCTTTAATGGTGAATTCGCTCATATGTCTCCTGATCCAAATACTAAGAAAAGTACAATACCTGCTGATGCCGGTAAGAGCATTGCTTATGTTGATGATTTTGAAGGTGCGAAAAGAGTTGTACCAATCGGTGTTAATTATACAGGATGGAAGGACTTGAGTGTTCCCGAAGGACTGAACATTATTGGAGGATTATCCCGGTTAGAAAGAATGGATTTTAAAGCAAAAAGCATTTGGTTTACTGTTACTCCTTCAGATGTTGTGGTAGATAGTATTTATGGCGGCAGAAAGCAAGTTGCGCGTTCTGATCAGCAGATAACCGTACTTGATTATGTTTTTCTTCCGGATACACCCGGAACTTATAACTGGAATCCTGATCTTGTTCAGAAACAAAATAACTGGGGCGGAATGCAGCGGCTGCTTTCGTCAACTGCAAACAATCTGGTTGAACAAAATATTGAGTTTCTTGAATTCTGGATGCAGATTAAAAATGCACCCGCTGGTGCTTCTTTGAATATTGACCTTGGTGTGATTAGTGAAGATGTAATTCCGAATAACAGACTTGATTCTGAAGATAAAAATTTTAATGATGCTATTGATGAGGGAGAAGATACAGGTTTAGATGGAGAATTTGATGCACAGGAAAGAGTTACACATTCGAGCACAAAATCAGATCCGAGCGGCGATGATTTTACATTTTCCGGAGAAATATTATCTATCTTTGATTATTTCAATATCAATGGCACGGAAGGAAATGCTGTACTTACAGACGTTGGATTATTACCCGATACAGAAGATTTGAACCGTAATGGTTCTGTCGATCTGGCAAATAATTATTATCGCTATACTGTACCCTTGACAATCGATACTGCTTCAAATCCATTTATTGCCGGAGGAGGTTGGACTTCTTCTAACTGGTTTTTATACAGAATACCTTTGAAGGATACTTCATCTGTTCAAGGCAGCCCAAGTTTTTCAAATGTTGAAACTATAAGAATGTTTGTTCAAGGCGTTGACTCTTTAGTGTGGGTGAGGATAACAGAGTTTAACCTTGTGGGAAATCAATGGCAGAAATTAGTTGTCAATGATTCCGTATTGGCTGTTTCAACGGTTAGCTATGAGGAAAACCAGAGATACACAAGTCCTCCGGGAGTATTCAGAGAAAGAGACAGAACCAGACCTGATGAAGAAATTTATAATAATGAACAAGCGCTCAGTTTAGTTTATACTGATTTACCCGAGGGTGAATCACGTGAGGCAGTTAAATATCTTTTCAGACCTCTGGACGTTTTTAGTTACAAAGAAATGAAATTATATATTCATGGTGACCTCGATAAAAAAGTTGGCGGTCTTTCATACAATGATCCTCTCACGGGCAAATATTCAGCAGAAGCATTTTTCAGATTCGGTACCGATACGGCAAATTACTACGAATATCGTCAACCGGTAGATTCTGGCTGGACAAGCGTTTCAATAAATTTCGCGGACCTTACTGCAATTAAAGTTGCTGCCGCAGTTGTAGATTCTACAGGTAGAATTAGTGTTCCCGTTCCGGGGTCACCAGGACATTATTACATTCTGAAAGGTAATCCAACTTTAACAGCAATTAAATTTTTATCTGTCGGTGTTTTAAATCTGAATGATCCGACATTTAATCCAGGACCATTATCCGGTGAGGTATGGATAAATGAAATAAGAGTTGTTGGTGCAGACGACACTCCGGGATCAGCGTTTACTTTTAGTACTTCACTGAAGCTGGCAGATTTGATGACGGTTAATTTTAATGCAAGTCATAACGACCCATATTTTCATAGATTGTCCGAGAGGTTCGGTTCGAGAGTGGAAAATCAAAACTGGTCTGTATCTACTGATCTCGACGTTCTGAAAATTTTTCCTTTTAATATGAGAGAAAGTAATCTTAAAGTTAATTACTCACACACAGAATCTCTTGGAAAACCATTATACATTCCGGGCACTGATGTAAAAGTAGATGAAGCTGCCGATCAATTGGTAAATGTTGAACCTGATTCTCTCGGTAATAAAAAAACACCGGAACAGCTTTACATTGAAACTCAAACGCTCTCTGTCACGAATTCTATTTCATCTTCAAACATCAAATTAAAAATCCCAACAGACTTATGGTACATAAGAGACACATGGAACTCATTAAGTTTTGGCTTCAATTATAGTAACAGGTTTAACCGAAGTCCAACCGTACTTGAATCAACAAGCTGGTTATGGAATGCATCTACTAATTATGCTTTTAATTTCAGCCCTGATCTTTATATCAAATTATCTGATCTGCCGGTTGTTGGAATTGTGTTCTCACTATTTAAAGATTATAAAGATTTGAAAATTTATTTTGCGCCTCAGAATTTCAGTGCAAACTTTACGGCTAACCGTAACAGGAACAGTAATCAAACCAGACCAAGACCCGGAGTTCCAACCGATGCGATTGTATCGCAGGATTTTACTACCGGAAGAGGTTTCAATTTTAACTGGAAACTGACTGAAGGTGGACTGTTAAATTTAAATCTAAACTACAACGTTAACATGAATTCTACACTTGCCAATTTACTTCTTGACTCAACGGGTGCAGAGAGAACTGAAGGTGATATTTGGAATGATATTATAAATGGAGCTGGATTCGGACAGGATTATCGTTATCAGCAATCTTTTGATTTAAGAACATCTCCAAAACTTCCTTCACTTTGGGATATAAATAGGTTCTTCACATTAAATGCAGGATATTCCGTTGGATACAGATGGGATTATGATCTACGTCAGGAAGATATCGGACGAAGTGCAGGTAATACTCAAAAATTTACAGCAGGAATGGTTCTGCGCTGGAAATCTCTTACTGAACCATTATTCGGCAGTGAGGATTCAAAAGAAAAAACCGAAACTAAAACTGGTACTAATCCTGTCGTGACAGATGATACTTCAAAAGTTGTTATCTCTGATAAACCATCTTCAATCGGCAGAGCATTTCAATTTTTAGTTTCAGCTATTAAATACGTCTTCTTCGATTGGGAAAACTTTACATTTAATTACGGTCACGATTACAGCGTATCCAAATCAGGAATTAAAGGTACCGGTACCGGCTTTTACAATTTTTGGGGAATTACACAAAGCGATGATAATGGACCTTCACGTGCTTTCCAGCTTGGATTGAGCAGCGATGTCGGACCGCGTTCATTTGTACCAAATGCTAACACTAATCTTAGTGATATATTCACTGAAAAGAACAGTATTGACTTTAAAACTGCAAGACCGTTGTGGGAAGGAGCAAAGATTGATATAAACTGGAACGTCAACTGGTCTGAAAATAAAAATGTATCACTTAATGCTGATGGGCTTGGCAACATAACAATTACCAATACAACTGCAACCGGAAGTTTAACAAGATCATTTCTTTCACTGCCGCCAAGCTTACCTTTAGTTGAATCAGGAATTAAAAAAGTTTTTGCATTGTATAATCCAAATTCTGCTGATCCGCGCAAAAGTCTTTCCGATGCATTTGTTGAAGGGTTTGAAACTTTACCGATACTTTCCAATTTACCGATGTTTAGTGATGTTAACGAATACATCCCGAGGGCTAACTGGAGAATAACCTGGGATGGTCTTGAAAAAATTCTATTCTTCAAATCTCTGGCTGAACGTATCTCTCTTGAACATTCTTATAGTTCCACTTACACTGAAGGCTGGAAACTTTCAGCCGAAGGTAATCAGGAAATTCAAACTCAGCGTGTTGAATATGGATTCACACCTTTCGTTGGCTTAAACATTACTTTCGGTCAGGTTTGGGGCGGAAACCTAAATGGCACTGTTAAATTTTCTTCGAGAACAACCTATGATCTCAGCGCAAGCACTACAAATATCAATGAAACACTATCGAGAGATATTGGGTTTACTGCAAGCTTTTCAAAATCCGGATTTGAAATCCCATTGTTTGGAGTTTCATTGAAAAATGATGTTGAATTTTTAATTTCCTATACAAGTACGAAAAATTCGGTTGTCAGATATGAAATGAATAATTTTACTGAAGATGGTATCCCGCAGGATGGAACAACGAGAACCACAATTGAACCAAGGATTAAATACACAATCAGTTCGAAAGTTTCATTATCGATTTACTACAAAAGATCTACGGTTGAGCCCGAAGGTGCAGCAAGAATACCTCCCACAACCACAAATGAAGCCGGACTGGATGTAAATATTGTGATACAATAA
- a CDS encoding cupin domain-containing protein: protein MHLKAKQYIEQLHLKKHPEGGYYKEVYRSGEIILPEHLPARYKSSRNFSTSIYFLLDGKQFSAFHLLQSDELWHFYDGCTVIIYIINQKGELDIKRLGKNKDCELQVALEKQNWFAAELEDKKSFALFGCTVSPGFEFDDFQIGSRKLLTEKFPKHEKLIRTFTNPD, encoded by the coding sequence ATGCACTTAAAAGCAAAACAGTATATAGAGCAGCTTCATCTAAAAAAACATCCTGAAGGCGGTTATTATAAAGAAGTATATCGTTCCGGTGAAATAATTTTACCTGAGCATCTGCCGGCAAGATATAAATCATCAAGAAACTTTTCGACTTCAATTTATTTTCTGCTTGATGGAAAACAATTCTCCGCATTTCATCTTCTTCAATCCGATGAGCTCTGGCATTTTTATGATGGATGTACTGTAATCATTTATATAATTAATCAGAAGGGAGAGCTCGATATTAAAAGATTGGGAAAGAACAAAGATTGTGAGCTTCAAGTTGCATTAGAAAAACAAAACTGGTTTGCGGCTGAGCTTGAAGACAAAAAATCATTTGCACTTTTTGGATGCACTGTTTCACCGGGATTTGAATTTGATGATTTTCAGATTGGAAGCAGAAAACTTTTAACCGAAAAATTTCCAAAGCATGAAAAGCTCATACGCACGTTCACCAACCCGGATTGA
- a CDS encoding T9SS type A sorting domain-containing protein: protein MKLTFAAIFLIISSQNFYTQDLPHWMTSEESILWQKYNYPVNPLFSDPPPSPVRGMAEWEELQGIIITWASFQSILRQIVDYAQEEGFVFIICSDSNSVKTYLLAGGVPLHNIKYLITSYNSIWVRDYGPWTAYTNDIDTLNIIDWIYNRPRPLDDVTPVFFANYINSPIYQTTTSPYNLTHAGGNLMIDGHGTAFSSKLILNENPTKSEEQINEIMNKFLGIDRYIKMENLPYDGIHHIDMHMKLLDEETILVGQYPLGVADGPQIEANLQYILNNFQTCFGRPYKIVRIPMPPEGGQYPPSGDYRTYTNSMIINKTVIIPTYEYQFDTTAFRIYREAMPGYNIVGINSNSIIPSLGAIHCIVKEVGTFNPIWISHPKMEEVIETADSIPVAAVIKSKSGITEAAIFWTSDTSQGFISSPMFFNSGDTAVGYIPSQPDSTEIFYYISATSDMGKTITKPLVAPDGFYNFLVENSVTDIAENSQPLEFYVSQNYPNPFNPSTVISYRLPVASDVTLKVYDVLGNEISTLVNEEKPAGEYEVEFNAASHSGNVWNLPSGIYFYQLLVSSLQSKDGKAGSFIETRKMVLLR, encoded by the coding sequence ATGAAACTAACTTTCGCAGCAATATTTCTAATAATATCTTCTCAGAATTTTTATACTCAAGACTTACCTCACTGGATGACTTCAGAAGAATCAATACTCTGGCAAAAATATAATTATCCGGTTAACCCGCTTTTTTCTGATCCACCTCCTTCACCTGTACGTGGAATGGCAGAATGGGAAGAACTTCAGGGAATTATAATTACATGGGCTTCATTCCAGAGTATCTTGCGTCAGATTGTAGATTATGCACAGGAAGAAGGTTTTGTATTCATAATCTGCAGCGATTCAAACTCAGTAAAAACATATTTGCTGGCTGGAGGAGTACCACTACACAACATTAAATATCTAATAACTTCTTATAATTCAATTTGGGTTAGAGACTACGGACCATGGACAGCATATACAAACGATATTGATACTCTGAATATTATTGATTGGATTTATAACCGACCGCGACCATTAGATGATGTAACTCCGGTTTTCTTTGCTAACTATATTAATTCACCAATTTATCAGACAACAACTTCACCATATAATCTTACTCATGCAGGTGGCAACCTGATGATTGATGGACATGGAACTGCTTTCTCATCAAAATTAATTTTAAATGAAAATCCCACAAAATCAGAAGAACAAATAAATGAGATAATGAACAAGTTTCTGGGAATTGATCGTTACATAAAAATGGAAAACTTACCTTATGATGGTATTCATCACATTGACATGCACATGAAACTTTTAGATGAAGAAACGATTTTAGTCGGTCAATATCCTTTAGGTGTAGCTGATGGACCGCAAATAGAAGCTAATCTCCAGTATATCTTGAATAATTTTCAAACTTGTTTCGGGAGACCGTATAAAATTGTAAGAATTCCAATGCCACCGGAAGGCGGGCAATATCCTCCGTCAGGTGATTATCGAACTTATACTAATTCGATGATAATTAATAAAACCGTAATAATCCCAACATACGAATATCAGTTCGACACAACTGCATTCAGAATTTATCGGGAAGCGATGCCTGGTTATAATATTGTAGGAATTAATAGTAATTCAATTATTCCTTCACTTGGTGCAATTCATTGTATTGTAAAAGAGGTTGGTACATTTAATCCAATCTGGATATCACATCCGAAAATGGAAGAAGTAATTGAAACTGCGGATTCCATTCCGGTTGCTGCAGTAATAAAATCCAAATCCGGAATTACCGAAGCAGCAATATTCTGGACATCAGATACATCGCAAGGTTTCATTTCTTCACCAATGTTTTTTAATTCTGGTGATACTGCTGTTGGCTACATTCCTTCACAACCTGACAGTACTGAAATATTTTACTACATATCTGCAACTTCGGATATGGGTAAAACGATTACCAAACCATTAGTAGCTCCTGACGGATTTTATAATTTTTTAGTTGAGAATTCAGTAACAGATATTGCTGAAAACTCACAACCATTGGAATTTTATGTATCACAGAATTATCCAAACCCATTCAACCCAAGTACAGTAATCAGTTATCGGTTACCAGTAGCCAGTGATGTGACATTAAAAGTTTATGATGTTCTGGGAAATGAAATTTCAACGCTTGTAAATGAAGAAAAACCTGCGGGTGAATATGAAGTTGAATTCAACGCAGCGAGTCATTCCGGCAACGTCTGGAATCTACCAAGTGGAATTTATTTTTATCAATTGCTTGTCTCGTCTTTGCAAAGCAAAGACGGAAAAGCAGGATCATTTATTGAAACCAGGAAGATGGTGCTGCTTCGATAA
- a CDS encoding M20/M25/M40 family metallo-hydrolase, which produces MKKYLFIPLLTFHLFINVESIMPQTTVETVTIIKQHNSNAQLIVETALKDRKGYKYLRELCELGPRLSGSENSLIAINWAYDKMKSLGFDKVWLQPVMVPHWERGNIQNCTILDQNKELELLALGGSVATPVDGITAGVIELKSFGELVQRKAEVNGKIVFFSRALDESKINTFAGYGGAVDQRVKGAIEASKYGAVAVLIRSITTKHDNVPHTGVMDYNDSIPKIPAAALGYLDADFLSDELNKNPGLKINLKLDCKTLPDVESFNVIGEIKGTELPDEIVLVGGHFDSWDVGCGAHDNGAGCIQTLEALDLINRLGIKTKRTIRCVLFINEENGTRGAIEYANFADTSSDLHLAVLESDRGAFTPIGFYVETDSTEIINRFQTWIPVLEKANIEWIRKGGSGVDVQKIKNAKLHLGYVPDDQRYMDYHHSANDVFDAVHPREFELGAAAIAIMAYLLSEEGLE; this is translated from the coding sequence TTGAAAAAATATCTGTTTATTCCATTATTAACGTTTCACTTATTTATCAATGTAGAATCAATTATGCCGCAGACAACAGTAGAAACAGTAACAATAATTAAACAACATAATTCTAACGCACAACTTATTGTTGAAACTGCGCTGAAGGATCGAAAGGGTTATAAATATCTTCGCGAACTTTGTGAATTAGGACCAAGACTGAGCGGCTCAGAAAATTCTTTAATTGCAATCAATTGGGCGTATGACAAAATGAAATCGCTTGGATTCGATAAAGTTTGGTTGCAGCCTGTTATGGTTCCTCATTGGGAACGAGGTAATATTCAAAACTGTACAATTCTGGATCAAAATAAAGAACTCGAATTACTTGCTTTGGGTGGAAGCGTTGCAACTCCGGTTGATGGAATAACCGCTGGTGTAATTGAGTTAAAATCTTTTGGTGAACTTGTTCAGCGAAAAGCGGAAGTAAATGGAAAAATTGTTTTCTTCAGTCGCGCTCTTGATGAAAGCAAGATAAATACTTTTGCAGGTTATGGTGGCGCAGTTGATCAAAGAGTTAAAGGTGCTATTGAAGCTTCAAAATACGGAGCTGTTGCAGTTCTGATCAGATCAATAACTACCAAGCATGACAACGTTCCTCATACGGGTGTGATGGATTACAATGATTCAATCCCAAAAATTCCTGCTGCTGCATTGGGTTATCTTGATGCAGATTTTTTAAGCGATGAATTAAATAAAAATCCCGGCTTAAAAATAAATCTCAAGCTGGATTGCAAAACTTTACCTGATGTGGAATCATTTAATGTGATCGGAGAAATTAAGGGAACTGAATTGCCTGATGAAATTGTTTTAGTTGGTGGTCATTTTGATAGCTGGGATGTTGGATGTGGTGCTCACGATAATGGTGCAGGATGTATTCAAACTTTGGAAGCACTCGATCTGATCAATCGGCTTGGTATAAAAACAAAGCGGACAATCAGATGTGTTTTATTTATCAATGAAGAGAATGGAACCCGCGGTGCGATTGAATATGCAAATTTTGCCGATACTTCTTCTGATCTTCATCTGGCAGTTCTTGAATCAGACCGTGGTGCATTTACTCCTATAGGATTTTATGTTGAGACTGATTCAACTGAAATCATCAACAGATTCCAGACCTGGATTCCCGTTTTAGAAAAAGCCAACATTGAATGGATACGAAAAGGCGGAAGTGGTGTTGATGTTCAGAAAATAAAAAATGCAAAACTGCACCTTGGTTACGTTCCGGATGATCAGCGATATATGGATTATCATCACTCAGCTAACGATGTTTTTGATGCCGTTCATCCGCGTGAGTTTGAACTTGGCGCTGCTGCAATTGCGATAATGGCTTACTTACTTAGTGAAGAAGGATTGGAATAA